The following DNA comes from Anaerostipes rhamnosivorans.
AAAGCAGATGAAAAAAAGGCAGCGTACAGCAGTGGCCCTGGTGGTGTTCTTGTTTCTGGCCGTGTTTGTGGGAGACTTAATGTATGGAAGCTACTCCATGACGGCAAAAGATGTTGTAATGACGCTTTTCGGCAAAGGGGACGGCATGCAGAATATCGCTGTACTTGATCTGCGGCTCCCAAGAGCAGTGACAGCGGTTCTAACCGGAGCTGCATTATCTGTCTCAGGCTGTATTTTGCAGAGTGTCACCAAAAATGATCTTGCAGAGCCCGGGATCATCGGTATCAATGCAGGCGCGGCACTTGCGGTTGTGCTTTTGATTTCTGTACAGAGCACCAGCTATTATACGGCACTGGGCTTTGGCACTGTTCTGCTCATGCCCGTAGCAGCAGCGGCTGGTGCTTTTATAAGCTTTCTGTGTATTTATCTTCTGGCCAGGGATAATGGGAGTGTGAGGCCTGTAAAAATGATCTTGGCAGGTATTGGTGTCAACACAGGGATCAATGCCCTGATCACTCTTTATCAGCTGAACATGTCAAAAGGAGACTATAATCAGGCTCTGGCATGGATTGGTGGCAGCCTGTGGGGCAGCAGCTGGATGTATGTTGCCATGACTGCGCCCATTATTAT
Coding sequences within:
- a CDS encoding FecCD family ABC transporter permease, translated to MKKRQRTAVALVVFLFLAVFVGDLMYGSYSMTAKDVVMTLFGKGDGMQNIAVLDLRLPRAVTAVLTGAALSVSGCILQSVTKNDLAEPGIIGINAGAALAVVLLISVQSTSYYTALGFGTVLLMPVAAAAGAFISFLCIYLLARDNGSVRPVKMILAGIGVNTGINALITLYQLNMSKGDYNQALAWIGGSLWGSSWMYVAMTAPIIIVLILIVFYKNRTLDVMDLGDELAMGLGVQVERERKIFLVLAVCLAACATSVAGNIAFAGLIGPHLAKRLVGPVHKRQIPAAACLSSILVLGADTLARNLFSPLEIPAGIMISLIGVPYFVYLLMKER